The genomic window CTCGAGCAGGTCGCGGGCGAGCTGAACCAGATCCTGGATTGGGTCGCGATGCTTGACGAGGTCGATGTGAAGAATGTGCCGCCGATGCAGAGCGTGCACGATATGCCGCTGCGCTGGCGCGAGGACAAGGTGACGGACGGCGCGCGCGCAGGCGACATTCTCTCCGCCGCGCCTTCGCGCACCGCCGATTTTTTCACCGTGCCGAAGGTGGTGGAATGAGTGCGCTGACCGATTTGACGATGCGCGAGGCGCTTGAAGGCCTTGCCGCCAAAAAATTTTCCTCGACCGAGCTGACGCAGGATTACATCAAGGCGATGGAAAAGACGCGCCCGCTCGGCGCCTTTATCACCGAAACGCCGGACCTTGCGCTTGATATGGCAAAAGCTTCCGATGCGCGCCGCGCGAAGGGCGCGGCGGGTCTGGTGGAAGGCTTGCCGCTCGGGATCAAGGATCTGTATTGCACGAAGGGCGTGCAGACCACGGCTGCGAGCCGTATCCTTGAAGGTTTCGTACCCACATATGAATCCACGGTGACGGAAAAGCTGTTTTCGAACGGCGCCGTGATGCTGGGCAAGCTGAACCTCGATGAATTCGCGATGGGGTCTTCCAACACCACCAGCCATTTCGGCAATGTGATCAACCCGTGGTCGGGGCCCGACCCGGCGGGCGCCAACCGCAAGCTGGTGCCCGGCGGCTCTTCGGGCGGCTCGGCCGCCGCCGTCGCCGCGCATGCCTGTCTTGGCGCGACCGGCACCGACACCGGCGGTTCGTGCCGCCAGCCCGCGGCGCTTTGCGGCGTGGTCGGCTTCAAGCCCACCTATGGCCGCTGTTCGCGCTGGGGCATTGTGGCGTTCGCATCCTCGCTCGATCAGGCGGGCACGCTCAGCCGCACGGTGTGGGATGCGGCGCTGATGCTGCGCGCGATGGCGGGGTTCGACGACAAGGATTCGACCTCGGCCGACAAGCCGGTGCCCGATTACACCGCCGCCGTCGGCCAGCCGGTGAAGGGCTTGCGCGTCGGCATTCCCAAGGAATACAGGATCGACGGCGTACCGGCCGAGGTCAGCGATATGTGGGACAAGGGCGCGGCGATGCTGCGCGATCAGGGCGCCGAGATCGTCGATATCAGCCTGCCGCACGCCAAATACGCGCTGCCGGTTTATTACATCATCGCGCCCGCCGAGGCATCTTCCAACCTCGCGCGTTATGACGGCGTGCGTTTCGGCCAGCGCGAGACAGGCCGGAACCTGATCGAAATGTATGAAAATACGCGCGGCAAGGGTTTCGGCGCCGAAGTGCGGCGCCGCATCCTGATCGGCACCTATGTTTTGTCCGCCGGTTATTACGACGCTTATTACCTGAAGGCGCAGAAGGTCCGCGCCTGTATCCGCCGCGATTTCGAACAGGCTTACGAAAAATGCGACGTGATCCTGACCCCGACCGCGCCTTCGACCGCCTTCGCGATCGGCGAAAAACAGAACGACCCGCTTCAGATGTATCTGGAGGATGTTTATACCGTCACGCTCAATCTCGCCGGGTTGCCGGGTATTTCCGTGCCTGTCGGCCTCGGCGCAGACGGGTTGCCGCTCGGGCTGCAGCTGATGGGCCGCGCGTTTGACGAAGAAACGCTGCTGCGCGCCGCGGGCGCGCTCGAGCAGGCAGCAGCCTTCAAGGCCGCTCCGCCCTTCATGGCCTGATGAAGATGCGCGCGCCGCGCGGCTTTCTGGCCGGGCTGCTTGCGGCCTGGCTGGGGTTTGGCGTTTTTGCCTCGCTCGCGATGCTGGTGCCGGAAGCGGCTGTGGAAAAGACGCTGCAGGCAAATTGGTCGCCGCCGAGCGCGGAACAGCTGCACATGTTGCCGGGCGATTATTTTACCGAATGCGCGATGATGAGCGCAGCGATGACTACGGGCCGCAGCCTGTTGCACAGGGTTTTGAACCCGCTTTTGATGGTGCCGCCCGACCATTACTGCCGCAACCTTGCGAAGATGGTGCACAAGGAAGCGGCGCAGGTGCCTAAATTGAATGCGCGCTACTGGCAGGGCCCCGCGTTTTTGCTGCGCGCGCTGTTGCCCGCCATCGGCCCCGGCGGCATGCGGCTTTGTTACCTTTGGCTCACCATCACCGGCATCGGTTTTTTTCTTTTGGCGGCGCGGCGGCACCCGGCGCTGGTGGTCGTTGCGGGTACGCTGTTTGCGGGTTGCTTCGCGTTCGCGCATTGGGGCGGGATGCAAACAAACCTCGCACATGCGCCGGTTTTTATAATCGCGCCGTGGCTGCTTGGCGTTTGCCTGCTGCGCGAAAAACGTGCGGCAGACGCGGCGCGGCGGGAATATGTGTGGCTCGCGGGCGCGGGCGCGCTCGGCGCGCTCACGGCGTTCTTCGATATGCTGTTCGGCGGGATACCTTTCAACCTTATGCTGCTTATGCTTACGCTTTCATTGCGTCATGATGCGCGCTTCAGTGATGCGTTTGCGGGCGCGCTTGCGTTTGCGGCCGGATTGGGCGCGACGATTTTGCTGAAGCTTGTCGCGGTCGCGGCGCTGATGGGCGATACAGTATTCATCAATAATTTCTTCGATCATTTGCTTTATAGAATGCAGGGCGTGGACACGGGCGAAGAAAAAGCCCTTTACGCCACCCCGGTCGAAGCGCTTTTGACCTATCAGCCCGGTTTTGCCGCGCTGCCCTGGATGGGCGCGTGGCTTTACGGCGCTATCATGGCCGCGGGCGGGGCGGCCGCGATCGGGCTGCCCGTGATTTTCGGGTCGCGGCCCACCCCTTCGCCAATATGGCGGCTGTATGGAAGCGGCATGCTTGCGGTGCTTGTGTTTCCGGCCTGGTACATGGTTTTTGCCAACCACACGCTGCATCACCCGCATTTTATGCTGCGTTTCGCGCTGCTTGCCCCGCTTGCCGCGCTTGCGCTTGCCGCGCTGCTGTTATTCGGGGTAAAAAGCATACCCTCCGGCCGCGAAGCTGCTATGCTTGATAAAGGCCCCCTCGCGGCGGGACCGGGAAAAACAAGGCGCGGACCATGAGCGGCATAATCGAAGGCGAAAAAGGCAAGTGGGAGATGGTGATCGGGCTTGAGGTGCACGCGCAAGTGACCTCGGCCGCCAAGCTGTTTTCCGGCGCCGCCACCAGGTTCGGTGCCGCCCCGAACGACCAGGTTTCGCCGGTCGATGCCGGTTTTCCCGGCATGCTGCCGGTGATCAACGGCAAATGCGTCGAGCAGGCGGTGCGCACCGGGCTCGGACTCAAGGCGCAAATCAATCTTGAATCGATTTTTGATCGCAAGAATTATTTTTATGCCGACCTGCCCGCCGGTTACCAGATAAGCCAGTATTTGAACCCGATTGTCGGCAAGGGCGAGATCGTGCTCGACCTGCCGGGCGGTGAGGCGCGCACCATCGGCATTACGCGCCTGCATCTCGAGCAGGATGCGGGCAAGAGCATGCACGACCAGAGCGATAGTGAAACCTTCGTCGATCTGAACCGCGCCGGCGTCGCGCTGATGGAGATCGTGTCGGAACCCGACATGCGCAGCGCCGAGGAAGCCGCCGCGTATATCAAGAAGTTGCGCACGATTTTGCGCTATCTCGGTACCTGCGACGGCAACATGGAGGAAGGCTCCATGCGCGCCGACGTCAACCTTTCGATGCGCCCGGTCGGGGAAGGCAGGCTTGGCACGCGCTGCGAGATCAAGAATGTCAATTCGGTGCGTTTCGTGATGCAGGCGATCGAATATGAAGCGCGCCGCCAGGTGGAAATCCTGGAAGCGGGCGGCAAGATCGACCAGGAAACGCGCCTGTGGGACACGCAAAAGGGCGAGACGCGCGCCATGCGCTCGAAGGAAGAGGCGCATGATTACCGCTATTTCCCGGACCCCGATCTTCTGCCGCTGAAGCTCGATGCCAAATGGGTCGATGATATCAGGGTGACGCTGCCCGAATTGCCGGATGAAAAGAAGGCGCGCTTCGTGGCGGAATACGGCATCAGCGTCTATGACGCGGGCGTGCTGGCGGCGGAGCGCGAGGTCGCGGATTTTTATGAACAGGTCGCCAAGGGGCCCGCGGGCGCAAGGGACGGCAAGCTGGCCGCCAACTGGGTCACCGGTAGCCTGTTCGGCGCGCTGAACGAGGCGGGCAAGGGCGTTTCCGAAAGCCCGGTCAGCGCCGCGCAAATCGGCGGGCTGATTGATCTGATCGCCGATAACACCATTTCCGGCCGTATCGCCAAGGATGTGTTCGCGGAAATGTTTTCAACCGGCAGGGACGCCGCCGCGATCGTCGAGGAAAAGGGGCTTCGGCAGGTGACCGATACGGGTGCGATCGAAGCCGAGATCGACAAGGTGCTGGCCGCCAATGCCGACAAGGTGGCGGAATACAGGGGCGGAAAAGACAAGCTGTTCGGCTTTTTCGTAGGCCAGGTGATGAAGGCGACCGGGGGCAAGGCAAACCCGGCGGCGTTGAACGATTTACTCGGGAAAAAGCTAAAGGGCTGATATGGATATGGCTGTGAAGAAAACGACGAAAATGGCGCGCGCGAAAATCGGCGCAGGAGGCAGCGACGATATCCGGAAGGGTTTTCTGAATCCGCCCGACGATCTGAAGCAGCTAAAAATAATCTCGGCACAGGCCGTGCGCACCCTTTCCGAGGATATCAACCGCATCAAGCGCGGCGAATTACGTGGCAAGAAGCTGGCCATTGTGCTTGCCACTGGCGGAACACTGGCGATGCGGACCGAGGCAGGTATCCGCACACCTCATCTCGATTTCCAGCAGCTTTTTACCCATATGGGCGGCAACCTTGCCGAACGGTTCGAGATTCGCGGTTTGCAGGCCTTTAATATCGATAGTTCGCAGATGGATTATCGCCATACGCGCGAACTTGCGATTGTGATGACGTGGCTGTGGGGTGCCATCAAGGTGCCGTTTACCGGCTTTCTTGTCACGCACGGCACCGACACCATGAGCTATGCCGCCGCCGCGACCTCGTTGATGATGGGGCCGGGCATGCCCTTTTCGGTCGTCTATACGGGCGCACAGCGGCCGATGGAAGACCCGCTGAGCGACGTGCAGATCAACATACGTAATTCGCTTTATACGCTGGAATCTCTGCACGCCAAGAATATGGCCGAAGTGCTGATCGTGATGGGCGACCGCGCGGTTCTGGCAACCTCTTCGGAAAAGGTGAACGATACGCTGGCCAATGCCTTTGATGCGCCGCGCCACCATTATGTGGCGCGTTATAACCGCATGGACCACCCGGTGCCTTTGGC from Alphaproteobacteria bacterium includes these protein-coding regions:
- the gatC gene encoding Asp-tRNA(Asn)/Glu-tRNA(Gln) amidotransferase subunit GatC, with protein sequence MSIDKTTVARIARLARMKVPDEQLEQVAGELNQILDWVAMLDEVDVKNVPPMQSVHDMPLRWREDKVTDGARAGDILSAAPSRTADFFTVPKVVE
- the gatB gene encoding Asp-tRNA(Asn)/Glu-tRNA(Gln) amidotransferase subunit GatB, whose amino-acid sequence is MSGIIEGEKGKWEMVIGLEVHAQVTSAAKLFSGAATRFGAAPNDQVSPVDAGFPGMLPVINGKCVEQAVRTGLGLKAQINLESIFDRKNYFYADLPAGYQISQYLNPIVGKGEIVLDLPGGEARTIGITRLHLEQDAGKSMHDQSDSETFVDLNRAGVALMEIVSEPDMRSAEEAAAYIKKLRTILRYLGTCDGNMEEGSMRADVNLSMRPVGEGRLGTRCEIKNVNSVRFVMQAIEYEARRQVEILEAGGKIDQETRLWDTQKGETRAMRSKEEAHDYRYFPDPDLLPLKLDAKWVDDIRVTLPELPDEKKARFVAEYGISVYDAGVLAAEREVADFYEQVAKGPAGARDGKLAANWVTGSLFGALNEAGKGVSESPVSAAQIGGLIDLIADNTISGRIAKDVFAEMFSTGRDAAAIVEEKGLRQVTDTGAIEAEIDKVLAANADKVAEYRGGKDKLFGFFVGQVMKATGGKANPAALNDLLGKKLKG
- the gatA gene encoding Asp-tRNA(Asn)/Glu-tRNA(Gln) amidotransferase subunit GatA, encoding MSALTDLTMREALEGLAAKKFSSTELTQDYIKAMEKTRPLGAFITETPDLALDMAKASDARRAKGAAGLVEGLPLGIKDLYCTKGVQTTAASRILEGFVPTYESTVTEKLFSNGAVMLGKLNLDEFAMGSSNTTSHFGNVINPWSGPDPAGANRKLVPGGSSGGSAAAVAAHACLGATGTDTGGSCRQPAALCGVVGFKPTYGRCSRWGIVAFASSLDQAGTLSRTVWDAALMLRAMAGFDDKDSTSADKPVPDYTAAVGQPVKGLRVGIPKEYRIDGVPAEVSDMWDKGAAMLRDQGAEIVDISLPHAKYALPVYYIIAPAEASSNLARYDGVRFGQRETGRNLIEMYENTRGKGFGAEVRRRILIGTYVLSAGYYDAYYLKAQKVRACIRRDFEQAYEKCDVILTPTAPSTAFAIGEKQNDPLQMYLEDVYTVTLNLAGLPGISVPVGLGADGLPLGLQLMGRAFDEETLLRAAGALEQAAAFKAAPPFMA